The following proteins come from a genomic window of Vicinamibacteria bacterium:
- a CDS encoding GNAT family N-acetyltransferase, which produces MTLSPIPEDPPPPLARLGEGIDVIVTRSHPVSGPLPSVTSSKDALRYVPSQYLRRYTELTGTFQDYLATFSGKTRNTLRRKTKAFLSQGAGSEMRAYARPEEMGEFYRLARKV; this is translated from the coding sequence TTGACATTGTCCCCGATTCCCGAGGATCCGCCGCCGCCGCTCGCCCGCCTGGGCGAAGGAATCGACGTCATCGTCACGCGCTCCCATCCTGTCAGCGGGCCGCTTCCGTCGGTGACCAGCTCGAAGGACGCGCTTCGGTACGTGCCATCGCAGTACTTGCGCCGATATACCGAGCTCACCGGGACATTCCAGGACTATCTCGCGACGTTCAGCGGCAAGACGAGAAACACGCTTCGCCGCAAAACCAAAGCATTCCTTTCCCAGGGGGCCGGGAGCGAGATGCGTGCCTACGCTCGCCCCGAGGAAATGGGAGAGTTCTACCGGCTCGCGCGGAAGGT